A DNA window from Camelina sativa cultivar DH55 chromosome 17, Cs, whole genome shotgun sequence contains the following coding sequences:
- the LOC104758310 gene encoding uncharacterized protein LOC104758310, translating into MVMAKNRTIAFLVVLIVVGSVLLTIEGRPVKDSSRSSTQLTDSSVFNGSVMSSFKPVESSVQDFSWLATVKQSGPSPGVGHHRAKGYKMFGRAEDSGPSPGVGH; encoded by the coding sequence ATGGTGATGGCTAAGAACCGCACCATAgcgtttcttgttgttttgatAGTGGTGGGATCTGTGTTGCTAACCATTGAAGGACGACCGGTCAAGGATAGTTCGAGATCCTCGACCCAGTTAACAGATTCATCTGTGTTCAATGGAAGCGTGATGTCCTCGTTTAAACCAGTCGAGTCTTCGGTGCAAGATTTTTCATGGTTAGCCACAGTGAAACAGTCCGGGCCAAGCCCAGGGGTTGGGCATCATCGAGCTAAGGGCTACAAAATGTTTGGACGAGCCGAAGATTCTGGTCCTAGTCCTGGTGTTGGACACTAG